The sequence below is a genomic window from Flagellimonas marinaquae.
TTTTGATGCCGCTCTTTATTTGTGTAACTTTAATCTTTGACATAATATCCTCTATTTATCCTTTAAAGACTTTTTCCAAAGAAATTCCCCTCTGTTTTGCAACGGTATCCGCACTTCTTAGTTGCAACAATGCATCAAAAGTAGCTTTTACAACGTTGTGCGGGTTGGAAGAACCTTGGGATTTAGAAAGTACATCCTGTACACCTACAGCTTCCAATACGGCCCTTACAGCTCCACCGGCAATTACCCCGGTACCGTGCGATGCAGGCTTAATGAATACTCTAGCTCCACCGAACTTTCCTTTTTGCTCGTGAGGCAGCGTGCCTTTGTTCAATGGAATACGAACCAAGTTCTTTTTGGCATCCTCGATAGCTTTGGCGATGGCCGTTGCTACTTCTTTGGATTTACCCAAACCATGTCCTACTACTCCGTTTTCATCACCAACCACAACAATTGCTGAAAAACCAAAGGCTCTACCACCTTTTGTTACCTTGGTAACCCTTTGTACTCCAACCAAACGGTCTTTCAACTCCAGTCCACCCGGCTTTACTGTTTCTACGTTTTTGTAATTCTGGTACATAGTTTATTAAAATTTTAGTCCGGCTTCCCTAGCTCCTTCAGCCAATGATTTTACTCTTCCGTGATATAGGTTTCCTCCCCTATCAAAAGCAACAGTTTCAACACCTAGCTTAAGAGCCTTTTCGGCTATGGCCTTACCCACGTTGGTCGCTACTTCGGACTTGGTTCCCTTGGCATCGACATCTTTATCCCTGGATGAAGCTGCCGCCAAAGTTACACCTTTATTGTCGTCAATCAACTGGGCGTATATTTCTTTATTGCTTCTGAATACAGACAACCTTGGTCTTGCTTCAGTTCCGAAGGAAACTTTTCGTATTCTTCTTCGGATGCGTAATTTTCTTTCAGTCTTAGATAATCCCATAGTCTTAATTATTAAGCTGATTTACCTGCTTTTCTTCTTAATTGCTCACCTACAAACTTCACTCCTTTTCCTTTGTAAGGTTCTGGCTTACGGAAAGATCTGATCTTGGCGGCCACCTGACCTACCAATTGCTTGTCGTGAGATGTTAGTTTTACAATAGGGTTTTTCCCTTTTTCGGAGATGGTCTCGATCTTTACTTCGGGAGCAATGTCCAGAACAATGTTATGAGAGAATCCGAGTGCCAAATCCAATTTTTGTCCTTGGTTGCTGGCTCTGTAACCAACGCCTACAAGTTCCAATTCCTTGGTCCATCCATTGGAAACACCTTCTACCATATTATTGATAAGAGCTCGGTATAAACCATGTTTTGATTTATGATCTTTGTCGTCGGAGGCTCTTTCTAAAACAACACTTCCGTCCTCGACTTTGATGTCGATTCCCGAAAATTCTTGTGTAAGCTCACCCATTTTACCTTTTACAGTAACCGTGGAATCTTTCACTTCTACAGTGACTCCATCAGGAATGTTTACTGGACTGTTACCTATTCTAGACATTTTTCTTCTCTTTTCTCAATTAATATACGTAGCACAATACTTCACCACCTACGTTCTCCTGTTGGGCCTGCTTGCTTGTCATAACACCATGTGATGTTGATACAATGGCAATTCCCAATCCGTTCAGAACTCTAGGTAAATCGTTAGAGCCTGAATACTTTCGCAGACCGGGCTTACTTACCCTCTGCAATTTTTTTATGATGGGTTCTTTGGTCAACTTGTCGTACTTAAGGGCTATTTTAATGTTCCCTTGTACTTTATTGTCCTCGAACTTATAGCTCAAAATATATCCTTGATCGAACAATATTTTGGTAATCTGTCTCTTTAGATTGGAACCTGGGATATCTACAACCCTATGACCTGCCTTGTTGGCATTTCTCAATCTGGTCAAATAATCTGAAATTGGATCTGTAAGCATTTCTTTTCTTTATCTAAATTACCAACTTGCCTTTTTAACTCCTGGAATTAGACCTTTATTGGCCATTTCCCTGAACATAACCCTAGATATACCGAAGGTTCTCATGTAACCACGTGGTCTACCAGTTAGTTTACAACGGTTTCTCATACGAACAGGAGAAGCATTCTTTGGCAACTTTTGCAAAGCCTCATAATCTCCCGCTTCTTTTAGAGCCTTTCTTTTCTCGGCGTATTTTTCTACCATTTTAGCCCTTTTTCTCTCGCGGGCTTTCATTGATTCCTTGGCCATTCTAGTTCTTTTTAAAGGGTACTCCCAGTTCGGTTAACAATGATTTTGCTTCTTTATCAGTTTCAGCGGAGGTCACAAACGTGATGTCCATCCCATTGATCCTGTTAATTCTGTCGATATTGATTTCTGGAAAGATGATTTGCTCGGTAACTCCCAAATTGTAGTTACCTCTACCGTCGAAACCTGTGGCTTTAACTCCAGAGAAATCACGCACCCTTGGAAGGGCACTTGTGATCAATCTATCCAAAAATTCGTACATGCGTTCTCCTCTAAGGGTTACTTTGGCCCCGATCGGCATACCTTTTCTTAATTTAAAGGTAGCCACATCCTTTTTGGATAGGGTCGCAACCGCTTTCTGACCTGTAATATTGGTCAACTCGTCCACAGCGTGATCGATTAGTTTTTTATCGGAAACAGCAGCACCTACTCCTCGGCTAACCACTATTTTCTGCAACTTGGGAACTTGCATTACATTTTTGTAACCAAATTCTTCGGTCAGCGCCTTGATCACGCGCTCCTTGTATTCTTGCTTTAATCTTGGAATGTAACTCATGACTAAATTACTTCATTGGATTTTTTGGAAAACCTTACTTTTTTCCCGTCCCTTACTTCGTACCCAACACGAGTTGCCTCGCCAGATTTTGGGTCGATCAAGGAAAGATTGGAAATGTGTATAGGGGCCTCCTTTTTTGTTATGCCTCCTTGAGGGTTGTTCGCACTTGGCTTTTCGTGCTTGGACACCTCGTTGATGCCTTCTACGATAGCCTTGTTCTTTTCACGGTCTACTTTAAGTACTTTACCTTCGCTGCCTTTGTGGTCTCCCGCAATGACTTTTACCGTATCCCCTGTTTTTATTTTCAACTTCATCTTTCTGATATTTCTTTTATAGCACTTCAGGCGCCAATGAAACAATCTTCATGAATTGTCTGTCCCTCAATTCTCTTGCGACAGGACCAAATACACGAGTTCCTCTCATCTCCCCAGTTGGGTTCAACAATACACATGCGTTATCGTCGAAACGGATGTAAGAACCGTCAGGCCTTCTCACTTCTTTCTTGGTTCTAACAACAACTGCTGTAGAAACAGAACCTTTTTTTACAGTACCGTTTGGAGTAGCCTCTTTTACGGTAACAACAATTTTGTCACCCAAAGAAGCATATCTTCTTTTTGTTCCTCCTAGTACGCGGATGGTCAAAACTTCTTTTGCACCGGTATTGTCCGCAACTCTTAATCTTGATTCTTGCTGTACCATAATTATTTAGCTCTTTCTAGGATTTCTACCAACCTCCAGCATTTTGTTTTGCTCAATGGTCGTGTTTCCATTATTTTAACGGTATCACCTTCGTTGCAATCGTTCTTCTCGTCGTGCGCAACATATTTTTTGGTCTTCAGAACGAACTTCCCGTACATGGGGTGCTTCACTCTTTTTACCTCAGAAACCACTATCGATTTCTCCATTTTGTTGCTGGTAACAACGCCTATTCTTTCTTTTCTTAAAT
It includes:
- the rpsE gene encoding 30S ribosomal protein S5, whose translation is MYQNYKNVETVKPGGLELKDRLVGVQRVTKVTKGGRAFGFSAIVVVGDENGVVGHGLGKSKEVATAIAKAIEDAKKNLVRIPLNKGTLPHEQKGKFGGARVFIKPASHGTGVIAGGAVRAVLEAVGVQDVLSKSQGSSNPHNVVKATFDALLQLRSADTVAKQRGISLEKVFKG
- the rplR gene encoding 50S ribosomal protein L18, producing the protein MGLSKTERKLRIRRRIRKVSFGTEARPRLSVFRSNKEIYAQLIDDNKGVTLAAASSRDKDVDAKGTKSEVATNVGKAIAEKALKLGVETVAFDRGGNLYHGRVKSLAEGAREAGLKF
- the rplF gene encoding 50S ribosomal protein L6, translated to MSRIGNSPVNIPDGVTVEVKDSTVTVKGKMGELTQEFSGIDIKVEDGSVVLERASDDKDHKSKHGLYRALINNMVEGVSNGWTKELELVGVGYRASNQGQKLDLALGFSHNIVLDIAPEVKIETISEKGKNPIVKLTSHDKQLVGQVAAKIRSFRKPEPYKGKGVKFVGEQLRRKAGKSA
- the rpsH gene encoding 30S ribosomal protein S8, producing the protein MLTDPISDYLTRLRNANKAGHRVVDIPGSNLKRQITKILFDQGYILSYKFEDNKVQGNIKIALKYDKLTKEPIIKKLQRVSKPGLRKYSGSNDLPRVLNGLGIAIVSTSHGVMTSKQAQQENVGGEVLCYVY
- the rpsN gene encoding 30S ribosomal protein S14, which codes for MAKESMKARERKRAKMVEKYAEKRKALKEAGDYEALQKLPKNASPVRMRNRCKLTGRPRGYMRTFGISRVMFREMANKGLIPGVKKASW
- the rplE gene encoding 50S ribosomal protein L5 produces the protein MSYIPRLKQEYKERVIKALTEEFGYKNVMQVPKLQKIVVSRGVGAAVSDKKLIDHAVDELTNITGQKAVATLSKKDVATFKLRKGMPIGAKVTLRGERMYEFLDRLITSALPRVRDFSGVKATGFDGRGNYNLGVTEQIIFPEINIDRINRINGMDITFVTSAETDKEAKSLLTELGVPFKKN
- the rplX gene encoding 50S ribosomal protein L24, which gives rise to MKLKIKTGDTVKVIAGDHKGSEGKVLKVDREKNKAIVEGINEVSKHEKPSANNPQGGITKKEAPIHISNLSLIDPKSGEATRVGYEVRDGKKVRFSKKSNEVI
- the rplN gene encoding 50S ribosomal protein L14, producing MVQQESRLRVADNTGAKEVLTIRVLGGTKRRYASLGDKIVVTVKEATPNGTVKKGSVSTAVVVRTKKEVRRPDGSYIRFDDNACVLLNPTGEMRGTRVFGPVARELRDRQFMKIVSLAPEVL
- the rpsQ gene encoding 30S ribosomal protein S17, with the translated sequence MENRNLRKERIGVVTSNKMEKSIVVSEVKRVKHPMYGKFVLKTKKYVAHDEKNDCNEGDTVKIMETRPLSKTKCWRLVEILERAK